A genome region from Arachis duranensis cultivar V14167 chromosome 8, aradu.V14167.gnm2.J7QH, whole genome shotgun sequence includes the following:
- the LOC107462451 gene encoding uncharacterized protein LOC107462451: MMRLRILQGMQVSAPHYCHCFLLSHFQRTSFSSCKVTPWTGLQAWRESPLNHHRAWGPRGPIPDPDPDRDPLFHTAFREATTLAELGSIVLSTTDPVAKSQLSHLAYSTWRLHNLPLGRSQPPPKPARPRNPKLVSPKEIPAPKDSGLPLNAYMLHNLAHVELNAIDLAWDTVVRFSPYSDILGEGFFADFAHVADDESRHFAWCSQRLAELGFKYGDMPAHNLLWRECEKSSDNVAARLAVIPLVQEARGLDAGPRLVQKLVGFGDNRTSKIVARIADEEVAHVAVGVYWFVSVCEKLGCAPDSTFKDLLKEYNVELKGPFNYKARAEAGIPRDWYDASTTTSDQDKNDDGKKKQLSAVYERLASIIAMESENSSLNRPPQ; this comes from the exons ATGATGCGTCTGAGAATCCTCCAAGGGATGCAGGTCTCAGCCCCACACTATTGTCACTGTTTCCTTCTCTCTCATTTCCAACGCACTTCCTTTTCTTCGTGCAAGGTTACACCTTGGACTGGTCTCCAAGCATGGAGGGAAAGCCCTCTCAATCACCACCGTGCCTGGGGCCCACGCGGCCCGATACCCGACCCCGACCCCGACCGCGACCCTCTCTTCCACACCGCATTTCGGGAAGCGACTACCTTGGCTGAGCTTGGTTCCATTGTTCTCTCAACCACCGATCCTGTGGCCAAGTCTCAACTCTCTCACTTGGCTTACTCCACGTGGCGCCTCCACAACCTCCCCCTTGGCCGTTCCCAACCACCACCTAAACCCGCCAGACCCCGAAATCCTAAATTG GTTTCCCCTAAGGAAATTCCTGCTCCCAAGGATTCAGGCTTGCCTCTGAATGCTTACATGCTTCATAATCTTGCCCATGTGGAGCTCAATGCTATTGATTTGGCTTGGGATACTGTAGTTCGGTTTTCTCCCTATAGTGATATTCTAGGGGAGGGGTTCTTTGCTGACTTTGCTCATGTTGCTGATGATGAGAGTCGTCATTTCGCATGGTGTTCACAGAGGCTTGCCGAGCTGGGTTTTAA ATATGGAGATATGCCAGCTCACAATTTGCTTTGGAGAGAATGTGAGAAATCATCTGACAATGTCGCTGCACGTTTGGCAGTGATCCCACTAGTCCAG GAGGCCAGAGGACTTGATGCCGGGCCACGCCTAGTGCAAAAACTGGTTGGCTTTGGAGATAACAGGACTTCTAAAATTGTAGCAAGAATTGCTGATGAGGAAGTTGCACATGTAGCAGTTGGTGTTTACTGGTTTGTTTCTGTCTGTGAAAAATTGGGCTGTGCCCCAGACTCCACATTTAAAG ACTTGCTAAAGGAATACAATGTGGAACTAAAGGGTCCCTTCAACTATAAAGCTCGTGCGGAAGCTGGCATTCCCCGTGATT GGTATGATGCATCTACAACTACAAGCGATCAGGACAAAAAcgatgatggcaagaaaaagcagcTGTCAGCT GTTTATGAGAGGCTGGCTTCCATCATTGCTATGGAAAGTGAGAATTCAAGTTTGAATAGGCCACCTCAATAG
- the LOC107462452 gene encoding signaling peptide TAXIMIN 1, with amino-acid sequence MCNSDGECRPLGFLLGLPFAFLCLLISIVGLVIWIVGLLLTCICPCCLCVTIIVELALELIKAPLHVMEWFTSQIPC; translated from the exons atgtgcaACAGCGATGGCGAGTGCAGGCCCTTGGGGTTTCTATTGGGTCTCCCCTTTGCCTTTCTCTGCCTCCTCATCTCAATCGTTGGTCTTGTTATTTGGATCGTTGG ATTGTTGTTGACATGCATATGTCCGTGCTGCTTGTGTGTGACGATTATAGTGGAGCTTGCTTTGGAATTGATCAAGGCTCCACTGCATGTTATGGAGTGGTTCACCTCTCAGATTCCCTGTTAA